The genomic stretch GGACGCAGGCTGCCGACGGACGTCGTGGTGCGCGTGGTGCTGGACGCGCTCGCCGGCCTGAGCGCGGCGCACCGCCTGACGGACGACGACGAGCGGCCCCTGAACGTGGTGCACCGCGACGTCTCCCCGCACAACCTCCTGGTGGGTGTCGATGGGGTGTGCCGGCTGACGGACTTCGGCGTGGCGAAGGCCGAGCTGCGGCTGACGCAGACGCACGCTGGACAGGCGAAGGGCAAGCTGGGGTACATGGCCCCCGAACAGGCAGGTGCCGGCGCCCCGGACCAGCGCGCGGACCTGTTCGGGATGGGCGTGGTGCTGTGGGAAGCGCTCACGAGCTGCCGCCTGTTCCGCGGCGAGAACATGGGCGAGACGTTGGCGATGCTGTTGGACGAGCCCATCCCGCCGCCGTCCAGCCGGGCCCGCGATCTGGCGCCGTTCGACGCGCTGCTGCGACGGGCGCTGGCGCGCAACCCCAACGAGCGTTTTCAGACGGCCGACGAGTTCGCGGACGCGCTCGAGCGAGTGGCCCGCGACGTGGATGGCGTGGCCAGCGCGCGCGACGTGACGCGGCTGGTGGAGCGCGTGCTGGCGGACGACCTGGTGCAACAGCGGAACGCCGTGAAGCGAGCCATCGAGACGCTGGGGCCAGCGAGCGCGCGCAGCACACCGCTGCCCCTGCCTCGGCAGAGCGGTGGGCTCGAGAGCCACGCGTCCAGCGCCGCGCGCGTGAGCCGTGTCGGATGCGAGTCCGGGCGAGAGAGCGAGACACCGGTCGACCCTGGCACACACGGCCGACGCGACGCCTTGCCGCCGCCCGTGACGGCACCACGTCGCGTGCGACACCTGCGCCTCGTGGTGTTCACGCTGGTGCTGGTCGCCTGCGCGTTGGGGGGTGCGCTGGTCGTCGGTGTCGCGGGCGGCCGCAACGCGTGGCCCAGGGTGGCGCGCGTCTGGCATCACGTGCGGGTCGCGTACGGGGATGTCCCTGCTGGCGCGGGGAGCGCGTTGGTGGCGGCCGTGGCTGGCGCACCTGGCGGCGCCCGCGGGAGCGCCGACGCCCCGCACGCAGACACGCCCCCTGGAGACGCCACGCACGAAGCCAGCCGCGCGCGAGCGGAGCTGATGCCAGAGCCGGGGTCCCGCGAAGCACGCTCGCCCATGCCGCGCGTGCTCTTGGACTCCACTCCGCCCGGGGCGATGGTGGCGCGCGACGGTGTGTTGGTCGGGAACACCCCGCTGCACGTGCCCGTGCCTGGAGCGTCCACGCGCACCGTGTACCAGCTGAGCCTCGGCGGCTACGAGGAGGTCGCGGTGAGCGTGACCGAGCACACGCCCAGCCGCGTGGAGGTCGCGCTCATGGCTCGCGACACACGGAGCGGACCCGAGCGCAGCGTGAGCGAGCGCCGCGAGGTCCCCCGGGAGAGGGCGAGCCGCGTCGATGGCGCGCACGGCGCCGCGACGCGCACCGCTGACGCGCCAGACAGTACAGCCGCGACACGGGGCAGCGCAGCTGCGGCACGCGCGTTCGCCCCCGACGTGATGGACCCCTGGCAGTAGGGCGCGTGCTCGGCGCGACGTGGGGTACGCTGGGCGGACCATGAGCACCGCAGAGACCTTCGACCTGCTGGCCGACACCCTGGAGCGCCGCTTCGAGGCGGGCGACAAGCGCACGGTGCTCATCATGGGGGCGGGCTTCCATCACCACCTGCGCGGGCACCTGGCGGGGGCCACGCAGGACCCGAGTGGCGCGCTGTGGCGCTTGTTCACGGACTGGAACGGGCTCTTGAGCCGCATCGCCGAGGACTACGAGATCCCCGTCCTGCGCCACGAGGACCCCGCCGCCACGTGGGAGAGCCTCGTCATCCGCATCTCCACGCAGAAGCGCGACAGCGCGGCGCGGCGCAGCGGGGTGCAGAGCGCGGTGCACGACGCCGAGGACGACGCGCTGGACGTGCTGGCCGAGCGGCTGGCGGAGCTGCCCTTCGACGAGACGCACCTGACGGGCTTGGGCCAGAAGCTGCTCGAGGGCTACCGCGACGTCATCAACCTCAACATCGACCGCACCCTGCAGCTGGCGCTGAGCGCCGCGGGGGCCACCGTGCGCGAGCCGAAGAAGAGCGCCGCCAAGGACGCGCTCAGCATCCCGAGCGCCACGTGGACCAAGGGCGAGCGCGCCGGGCGCGTGTGGCAGCTGCACGGGTGCGCGTCCCGACCGCGGCAGATCGTGCTGGGCACGCGCGCGTACGGCCAAAGCATGACGCGCCTGGGCGTGCTGTGGGACCAAGCCAAGTCGGCCGAGCGGCGCTGGCCCGGAGCGCCCGGCGTGGGCCGCTGGACACCCGCCGACGCCACGCGCTGGATCGAGGCCCGCCGCGCCATCGAGCCCTTCGACCCCGGCCGCGCGCCCCTCTCGTCGCTGGACCTGTTCCTGCAGAGCGACCTGGTGTTCGTGGGCACCAGCCTGGACCGCGCCGAGACGGACCTGTGGTGGGCCCTCCACCAGCGCATGCGCAACTTGTGCCGCGTGCGCGTGTCCGACCGGCCGCGCACGTTCGTGCTCACCCAGCGCGTGGACGGGCCCGACCCCAAGGCGCGTCACCTGATGACGGGGCCGGCGGGCATCCGGCCTGTGTTGTTCGAGAGCTGGGACGAGCTGTGGGCGACGGTGCTGGGCCGGTGGTGGGTGTAGGGGGTCCGCGGAGCTCGTCTGCGGGGCGGTGCGCGTTCGGCGCTGGACGGTCCGGAGCACGGCCGTAGGATGGACCGCGTGACCGTGAACGCCGAGGCCCTGCGAGACCTGCGTCGTTGGGACATGGCGACGGGCGTGCAGCGGGTGCAGTCGCTGTGCGCCGCGCTGCCGACATGCGGAGACCGGGACGCGCTGCGCGCCTCGGCGGCCGCCCTGCCCCGTCACGTAGAGGGCCTCCCGGCAGAGGTGAGCCTGGCGCTGGCCGAGCTCGCCCTCGAGCTGGCGCCGTACGAGCCCACCCTGCCGGATGACGTGAGCGCGCTCGCGCCGCACCTGCAGGTCGCGTGGCACCGGGCGGGGCTCGCGAGCGGCTCCACCGAGACCCTCGCTGAGATCGGCGACGAGCAGCTGCGGCGGGCGGTGACAGGTTGGTCCTTGGATGCGTGGGTGGCGCCTACGCTCGTCCTGGAGCGCCTGCTGGGCGCACGCTGCGGGCAGCTACGCGCGCTCGGGCTCGGCATGCTGCCCAGCGCGGTGCACAGCCTCGCGGCCACGCCTGTCCAAGCGCTGCGGTGGACGACGCGACTCGCCGCGGATCCGGAGCCGCACGTGCGGGAGGCGGCTGTCGCGCTGCTCGGCGCGAGCTGGGTCCATGGTGGGACGTTCCAGGACGCGCGCGAGCGGCGCCGCGCCATCACCACCGCGCTCGCGGACACGGACGCCGGCGTTGCTCGGGCGGCATTGCGCGCGAGCACGACGATCGGCGCCTGCCGTGAGGCGACCGATGCGCTGCGAACGCTGCTCCAGGATCCCGGCCACGCGTTGAGAAGCGAAGCGCTCGAGGCCCTTGGTGAGATCGCGGAGGACTCGGATGTGGACCTCGCGCTCGCGCTCGGCGAGTCCGACCCGCTCCTGTTCGGCCCTGCGGTGCGCCACTTCTTGCTGGCCACGCACCGGCGCGGCGTGTTCGTGCGGGACTCCCATGTGGACGCGGTGCTGCGCTGCTTCGACGCCCACCACGCGTGGACGGCGGAGGAGCTGGTGCGCGTCACCTACATCGCGAGGGCGACGCTGGTGGAGCGCCTCTCGCAGCTCCCGGCGGACGACCCGCGCTGGCGCCGGCGCGCGGCGGTCCTCGGGAGCAGCGTGGGCACGGGCGCGCACCAGCTCCTCGAGCGCTTGCTGGGCGAGGTGAGGTCCCCCTCGAACGCGGTGGCGCTCATCCACGCCGCGTCGTGCAGCCCGGAGTACAGCGCAGAGCTCCCCCTGCTGCGCTTGCTCGATGAGCACCCCGAGCCCGTGCTACGCGTGCTGGAGCTGAAGGGCGGACCGGAGACCTACGAGCGCGTGCTGGGCCTCGCCCTGGACCCCGCTGCCCCGACCGCCACGCGGGTGCAGGCGACACGGGTCGCGTGGGCCCTGTCCACCGACCGCGACCGCTTGCTGCGCGACATGACCACGGTGCTGGGGCCGCGCGCGGCGGGCTTGTTTCTCCCCGCGCGACGCGAGCCGCAAGACTCGAGGGTCGCGGTCGTACTCACCGAGGTGGATTGGGACCCGCCCACCGGTGACCCGGTGCTCGCCGTCGAGGTCTTCAACTTGCTGTGTGAGTGTGGCGAGTACCCGCACCTGCCGCGCGTCGTCGCGCTGTTCCGCCAACAGGTGGAGCGCTGCGTGCAGCTCGCGCTCGAAGGCGACTTCACCGTGAAACGGCAGACGCTGCCCGAGCTCGAGCAGCAGCTGTATCGCTTTGGTCGACGCATGGTGGACGCTGGCCGGACGCTTCGGCGGTACCACGAAGATGGGCCGGAGACCGGACGCGACCTGGTGCTGCGCGTGGCGCTCGACTGGCTGGACGAGGCCCCCGCGCCCGCCGTGTGCGTGGCCCTGCTCGAGATCATCGCGCGCCACGAGCCCACGGGGATGACGCTGCGACGCATCGAGCCGCTGTGGCGGCACCGTTCGCGCGAGGTGCAGCGCGCGGCGATCGCGGCCATCCTGAGCGCGGGCGAGGGCGCGCGAGGACTCGAGCTGTCGCTGTGTCTGCTGAGCACCAACGCCGAGGCACGCATCGTGGTGCAGGCCCTACAGGCCATCGGGACGTTGCGCGCCACGTGGGCCGAGCCCATGGCGCTCGCCGCGCTGGAGCGGCCCGAGATGATGGTGAAGAAAGAGGCGGCCCGCGCGCTGGCACAGGTCGGTGGCCCGCGGGCCGTGGCGCCGCTCTTGGCCTGGCTCGGGCGGCACGACAACCGCGCGTTTCGAGCCGACCTCTCCGCAGCGTTGGCACACGCGGCCGGCACAGCGCACGCGGCCGTGCTGGTGGAGGCGCTGGCCTCGCCAGGCGAGGCCGACGACGGGGAACACGGCGCGGCCGAAGTGACAAGCGTGAGCGACCCACGGCGCACCGCGCTCCTGCACGACGCGCTTTCGGGCGTGCTGCCCATGAGCGCCGCGCTGCGCCTGTCCCGGTCGACACGTCCGTGCGATCGAGCGCTCGTCGAGGCATGTCTGGCAGGCGAGGTGGCGCTGGCCGACGCGGACGCCACGTCGTTCGCGGCTGCGCTGCATCGCGCGCGGGGAGCACGTGAGCATCGGACCACGGACCCAGCGCGCCGCCTGCGGGTGGAGGGCTTCTCGGCCGACGCGGCGCGGGAGCTGCTCGGGCGCTCGTCCGAGCAGCTGGTGGCGGCGCTTCCAGTGGTGCGCCACGGCTTGGCGGACTGGGTGACGTGGATGATGGCCGACCCTGGTGTGGTCAGCGCGCACCCACACGCGCTCGAGCTGGTGCTCGACGCCGCGCACGGACCACAGCACGAGCACTTCGGTGCGCTGATGGCCTTGGCCGAGGTGCGCGCAGAGCATGTTCCCCCGCGCGCGTTGGTCGCGTTCGTCGAGCGTTGCATCGTGCCCTCGGGGGACACCCTGCTGCGTGCCCGCGCGGTCATGCTCCTGCGCACCGCGCCCATGGGGGACGGCGTGAGCGGACGTCGCCGCTTTGGGCTCTTGGCCAAGCTGGGGGCGGTGCGGGACAACAGCGACGTCGTGCGCTGCCTCGACGCAGCGCGCTGCGGGCCCGACTACGCGGGCGAGTCTGCGGCGCTGCTCGCCGAGGCGCTCCAGCTGCCCGCGCGGACGGCCAGCGAGTCCGACGCGCTCCGGGCGCTGCGCGAGGAGGTCGAGGCGTTCTTCCGCTGGCCACACGAAGAGCAGGCGCGATGGCTGGAAGCGGCGCTCGTGCGGCGCCCGCTGGACGTGTTCGTTGGACCCGAGCAAGCGCCACGCCGTGAGGCAGCGGAGCCCAAGGACGCCCGCGCGCTCGCCGCGCTGCTGCGCACCCTGGCCGAGGAGGACCCGCAGGCGCAGACCCTCGCGGCGAGCCGAATCCTCGCGTGGCCCGACGCGACCGACGCTTGGCCCGCGGTGCTCTCGGCCTACCTGGCGGGACGCATCCGGGTGAGCCACGCGCAGCGTGCACCGCTCGCCACCGTGCTCATGGCGTGGCCAGAGGGCGCGACCGCTCGACGGGCCGCGGCGACGCTGTTCCCGCACTGTCCCCCGTGGCAGCAGCGCGCGTTCGTGTCGACGTGGGTGCGCCGCTGGTTGGATGGCGATCAAGGGCTCACGGAGCAGCTCGCATCGACCCCAGAGGACCTCTTGCTCCCGCACGCGCGCGACGCGGCCGAGCGCGGCGACTACCGACTCGTGCGCTGCCTCGCGCCTAGCAGCTCGGTGGCGCTGCGCCATTTCCGGGAGTGGCTCGAGCCGCGGTCGTCCGACGACGCGGCGCGGCTCCATCCCCGCACCAGCATCTCGTCCCACATCGACGCTGGCACGGGGCGTGGCTCGGACGACCCGCTCTTGGGGTTGGACGCGACGGGCCTGGCCGCGCTCATCGGGCAGCGTGATGTGAAGAAGGGGCTCGCCGTGCGTGCCATCCACGCGCTTGCTGGACACGGCGACGCGGCCATCGGCCCTCTCTCTGCGCTGGCGCTGAACGACCGAGCGCACGTCCGCAGCACCGCGTTGCGCGCCCTGAAGAAGGTGGCGCCACGCAGCGTGACCTTGCCCGTGACGCTGGACGCCCTCGCCGTGGAGACCCGACACGACGTCGTCGTGCAGCTGCTGAAGAGCCTCGGACACGCGCGCCACGAGCCGGCCCTGCCCGCCCTGCTGGAGCACTGCACGCATGCGGACGCACGCATCGCACGGGGCGCGCACGAGGCCCTGCGCGGCTGGGGCCCCAGCGCCATCCCTGCCGTGCGAGCGGCCGCACGACGTGCGCGCCCAGACCGTCGCGGCACGTACGAGGCGCTGCTGCGCGCGCTGGAGACGGATGCTGGATAGGATGCAGTCGGCCACAGCCGGTGACTGGCCGACTTGCGTCACACCGCTGGCGCGGACGGGGGCACGGGCGACGCGAACTGCGCCACGAACGCAGCGACCGCCGGCATGGCGCGCAGCTCGTTGAGCATCCACCACCGAGCGAAGGGGAATGCCACACCCCGGCGGAGCACGTGCGCGCAGAGGTCGTCCCACTCGGTGGTCGTTGCGGGACCGGCCCCCTGAGCCACCGCCAAGAATGGTTGTGCGTCGCGCCAGACCCCGACCCACTCGTTGGTCACCTCGTCCACCGTGCCGCCCACATCGACGATGCGCGCCGTATACGCCCCCCGGGGCGTCAAGGGGACCAGCGTCCAGGACCACAACGCCGGCGCGATGCTGCGGTCCACGGGCGCCCAGCGTAGGTGCCGGTGGGGATCGTCTCGCCGCGGGTCGAGGAGCTTCGCGGTCTCGTCACCCAGGCGGCCGACGGACGCCTCATAGTCCAGCATCGAGCCCGGCGGGGTCAGCGCGCAGGACTCGTCTTCGAGCGCAAAGTGGTTGCCCTTGAAGGACGAACCGTTGCACGTGCCGCACGCGAACACGAGGTTCTCCCAGGTCCATGTCAGCCACCAGTAGCGCTCATCGTCCACGCTGCGGTCCTCGCGCAGCCGGAGCTTTTTCGGCCGGAAGTGCTCGATGGGCAGCGACGCGAAGCCACATGGGCGCTCGCAGTAGGCGCAGCGCTTGTTCTGGTCCACGAAGAGCTGCGCCTTGACGCCAGACGCATCGTAGCCGTCGAGGAGCGCGCGGACAGCGACCGTATCGCCGCGCGCGTGCGCGTCAATTGCCTTCTGGAGCTTCCTCGTGCGTACCGTGGCGAGCGCGGCTGGCTCGCTCGAGAAGCGGACGGGGATCATTCGCCAGCAGCATCCGCTGCGCCGGGTAGCGCAAGCCGCTCGGAGGGCTCGGTCTCGACCTGGATGCCGCCCTGGGCGAGCACTGCCTTCAAACGCCCGAGCTGCGTCTCCTCCGCATCTGTCCGGAAAGGGTCTGTCGCGATGCGTGAGTATTCTTGAAGCGTCTCGCCTTGCGGGTGCAGGGTCAGGCGGTCCACGCCGAACCAGTCGCGGTAGATGGCGGTGCCCGTGAGCGTCCGCGGGTCGGGCTCACCGCTCAGGTCCACCGGTTCATCCGGACCGAGAGGCTGTAGCAAGCCGCTCTCCCGCTCGTGGACCATGCGGACTACGTCCCCGGAGATCCGGTCGTGGCCAAGACGGACAATCTCCTCGCGGCGCACACCTGCCAGGATGACGGGCGAGTGAGTGCTCACGACGAACTGGACGTTGGGGAACACGGCGCGCAGAGCGTCGACCAAGCCCGCCTGCCACACAGGGTGGAGGAAGGCGTCAATCTCGTCGATGAGGGCCACTCCATGGATGTCCCGTGTGCTGCGCAGCTCGGGGTTCACCAGCATGGCGTGCCCAATGAAGTCGGAGATCCAGGCCAGGATGGACTGATAGCCATGGGAGAGTGCCGTCGCCGGTAGCTTGTACGCGTTGGCTCCCAGCCGACACTCGAAGCGGTCGCGCTCCAACAGGTCATGCCCGCTCTTGACGCCGCCTGACCCGCGGAGCTCGATTCCAGAGATCATCGGCGCCAGCGCCTCGTGCGCTTGGAGGGCATCGCGGAGAACCTTGGCGAACGAGGCATCCGGGCCAGCCGGGAACAGCTCCGCGAACGCCAGCGAGTGAAGCGCCGCGCGAGGCTGGAAGAGAGACTCCATGCGCTCGATGGCAGGCTGCTGAAGGGATGACGAGTACGTGGGGGCCGGCAGGAAGCGGGACACACCGTAGGCGGCAACGAAGAGGTCTCCCGTGTTCGAAGCCCGGTGCTCGTCGAGATCGTCGACCGTGACGTTGCCCGCAGGATGATCGACCCTCAACGTCGCCTGGTTCCGCTGCAGCGTGACCTGAGCCTCGAGCGACCGAGCGGCCAGGTCAGAGGATGGTTGAGCCGCGAAGCGCGCGGTGATCCTCATCGGCTCGTCCGAGTCGTCCTCGAGTCGGCGCCGGTCGTAGAGCTGTCCAATGACCGGCTTGGCGAGCGAGTTGACCAACAGCCGCCCGGCCGAGGCCATCGCGATGGCTTGCAGGATGGAGCTCTTGGCCGTGCCGTTCTCGCCAATGAGCACGGTCCACATGCGCGGCTCACCCGCGACGTCCTCGAACGAAAGCCGAAAGTCGCGGAGCAGCTTGAGATTCTGGATGTGGAGGTCGCGGAGGAACATGCCGTTGGCTCGACCCAGGCTACCGCATCCCGTGTCGCGGCACCAAGCCGAAGCCCCGGCGACTCAGGGCCACGGCGCGAACGACGGCTGATGCGACGGCACCACCTTCGTGGCGTACTCGCGCAGCTTCGCGAGCCTCTCGTCCAGGAGCGTGCTGGTGACGCCGAGCGCGGACGCCATCCCGCCGAGCAGGTCCGCGAACGCGTCGAACTGGAACACCCCCGGGCGCGCGGGGTCCTCGTAGAGCTTGTAGGGCGACGTCGCCGCGTCTTCGAGCACGGCCAGTGCGTCGCGCCCAGCGAGCAGCGCCTCAAAACGGCTGGGCGCCTCGCGACCCGCGCGCACCTCGTACAGCCACCACCACAGGGGCCGCCCTTCGACGCGCTCGTCGAGGGACCCCTGGGGGTCGAGGCCCAGCGCGCGCTCGTTGCCGTCGATGCCGCTGAACAGCCCGGCGCGCCCGAACGCTTGATACAAGCCCGGCGCGGGCCCACCGCGCAGCAGCCCCGCGCGCTCGCGCAGCACGGCGCGTGCCTCGTCCGAGAGGTCGGCCGGGTCCAGCAGGTGCGGGGGTGTGGCCGCCCCAGCCGCAGCGATGGCCACCGTCCAGCTCTCGGCTTCGGGGCGCACCTCGGGCGGCAGACGCTCGACGAGGGCGAGGTGCGCGGCGAGGTCCCCGCGCCGCGTAGTCGCGCCACCCAGGATCTGCGTGCGCACGCGCGCCAGCGCGCCATCGAGGAACGGCAGCCCCGCCACCACGGGCTTGGGCAGCGGCGCGAGGGCCGCGTCCAGCACGTCGTCCATGCGCTGAGGGCTCGC from Sandaracinaceae bacterium encodes the following:
- a CDS encoding AAA family ATPase, with protein sequence MFLRDLHIQNLKLLRDFRLSFEDVAGEPRMWTVLIGENGTAKSSILQAIAMASAGRLLVNSLAKPVIGQLYDRRRLEDDSDEPMRITARFAAQPSSDLAARSLEAQVTLQRNQATLRVDHPAGNVTVDDLDEHRASNTGDLFVAAYGVSRFLPAPTYSSSLQQPAIERMESLFQPRAALHSLAFAELFPAGPDASFAKVLRDALQAHEALAPMISGIELRGSGGVKSGHDLLERDRFECRLGANAYKLPATALSHGYQSILAWISDFIGHAMLVNPELRSTRDIHGVALIDEIDAFLHPVWQAGLVDALRAVFPNVQFVVSTHSPVILAGVRREEIVRLGHDRISGDVVRMVHERESGLLQPLGPDEPVDLSGEPDPRTLTGTAIYRDWFGVDRLTLHPQGETLQEYSRIATDPFRTDAEETQLGRLKAVLAQGGIQVETEPSERLALPGAADAAGE
- a CDS encoding HEAT repeat domain-containing protein, with translation MTVNAEALRDLRRWDMATGVQRVQSLCAALPTCGDRDALRASAAALPRHVEGLPAEVSLALAELALELAPYEPTLPDDVSALAPHLQVAWHRAGLASGSTETLAEIGDEQLRRAVTGWSLDAWVAPTLVLERLLGARCGQLRALGLGMLPSAVHSLAATPVQALRWTTRLAADPEPHVREAAVALLGASWVHGGTFQDARERRRAITTALADTDAGVARAALRASTTIGACREATDALRTLLQDPGHALRSEALEALGEIAEDSDVDLALALGESDPLLFGPAVRHFLLATHRRGVFVRDSHVDAVLRCFDAHHAWTAEELVRVTYIARATLVERLSQLPADDPRWRRRAAVLGSSVGTGAHQLLERLLGEVRSPSNAVALIHAASCSPEYSAELPLLRLLDEHPEPVLRVLELKGGPETYERVLGLALDPAAPTATRVQATRVAWALSTDRDRLLRDMTTVLGPRAAGLFLPARREPQDSRVAVVLTEVDWDPPTGDPVLAVEVFNLLCECGEYPHLPRVVALFRQQVERCVQLALEGDFTVKRQTLPELEQQLYRFGRRMVDAGRTLRRYHEDGPETGRDLVLRVALDWLDEAPAPAVCVALLEIIARHEPTGMTLRRIEPLWRHRSREVQRAAIAAILSAGEGARGLELSLCLLSTNAEARIVVQALQAIGTLRATWAEPMALAALERPEMMVKKEAARALAQVGGPRAVAPLLAWLGRHDNRAFRADLSAALAHAAGTAHAAVLVEALASPGEADDGEHGAAEVTSVSDPRRTALLHDALSGVLPMSAALRLSRSTRPCDRALVEACLAGEVALADADATSFAAALHRARGAREHRTTDPARRLRVEGFSADAARELLGRSSEQLVAALPVVRHGLADWVTWMMADPGVVSAHPHALELVLDAAHGPQHEHFGALMALAEVRAEHVPPRALVAFVERCIVPSGDTLLRARAVMLLRTAPMGDGVSGRRRFGLLAKLGAVRDNSDVVRCLDAARCGPDYAGESAALLAEALQLPARTASESDALRALREEVEAFFRWPHEEQARWLEAALVRRPLDVFVGPEQAPRREAAEPKDARALAALLRTLAEEDPQAQTLAASRILAWPDATDAWPAVLSAYLAGRIRVSHAQRAPLATVLMAWPEGATARRAAATLFPHCPPWQQRAFVSTWVRRWLDGDQGLTEQLASTPEDLLLPHARDAAERGDYRLVRCLAPSSSVALRHFREWLEPRSSDDAARLHPRTSISSHIDAGTGRGSDDPLLGLDATGLAALIGQRDVKKGLAVRAIHALAGHGDAAIGPLSALALNDRAHVRSTALRALKKVAPRSVTLPVTLDALAVETRHDVVVQLLKSLGHARHEPALPALLEHCTHADARIARGAHEALRGWGPSAIPAVRAAARRARPDRRGTYEALLRALETDAG
- a CDS encoding SIR2 family protein; translation: MSTAETFDLLADTLERRFEAGDKRTVLIMGAGFHHHLRGHLAGATQDPSGALWRLFTDWNGLLSRIAEDYEIPVLRHEDPAATWESLVIRISTQKRDSAARRSGVQSAVHDAEDDALDVLAERLAELPFDETHLTGLGQKLLEGYRDVINLNIDRTLQLALSAAGATVREPKKSAAKDALSIPSATWTKGERAGRVWQLHGCASRPRQIVLGTRAYGQSMTRLGVLWDQAKSAERRWPGAPGVGRWTPADATRWIEARRAIEPFDPGRAPLSSLDLFLQSDLVFVGTSLDRAETDLWWALHQRMRNLCRVRVSDRPRTFVLTQRVDGPDPKARHLMTGPAGIRPVLFESWDELWATVLGRWWV
- a CDS encoding serine/threonine protein kinase produces the protein MPSVTEPQEHPVGERPSLLGRTVGRYEVLTRLAAGGMASVYIGRALGMAGFERLVAIKVLHPHLAHEREFIAMFLDEARLAARIRHPNVVPTLDVHDSGSEGYFLVMDYVEGDHLGTLVRREARQGRRLPTDVVVRVVLDALAGLSAAHRLTDDDERPLNVVHRDVSPHNLLVGVDGVCRLTDFGVAKAELRLTQTHAGQAKGKLGYMAPEQAGAGAPDQRADLFGMGVVLWEALTSCRLFRGENMGETLAMLLDEPIPPPSSRARDLAPFDALLRRALARNPNERFQTADEFADALERVARDVDGVASARDVTRLVERVLADDLVQQRNAVKRAIETLGPASARSTPLPLPRQSGGLESHASSAARVSRVGCESGRESETPVDPGTHGRRDALPPPVTAPRRVRHLRLVVFTLVLVACALGGALVVGVAGGRNAWPRVARVWHHVRVAYGDVPAGAGSALVAAVAGAPGGARGSADAPHADTPPGDATHEASRARAELMPEPGSREARSPMPRVLLDSTPPGAMVARDGVLVGNTPLHVPVPGASTRTVYQLSLGGYEEVAVSVTEHTPSRVEVALMARDTRSGPERSVSERREVPRERASRVDGAHGAATRTADAPDSTAATRGSAAAARAFAPDVMDPWQ